In Anaerolineales bacterium, one DNA window encodes the following:
- a CDS encoding SIMPL domain-containing protein (The SIMPL domain is named for its presence in mouse protein SIMPL (signalling molecule that associates with mouse pelle-like kinase). Bacterial member BP26, from Brucella, was shown to assemble into a channel-like structure, while YggE from E. coli has been associated with resistance to oxidative stress.) codes for MKISASYREEIFATHADLHVTVKGASILSGAEAMKKAKEVNQLVEARERMLTMVIEKAKAKAKKAAASLGVKLLGVYDFIENAYDEEAPMPYLAQSMPRARAAAAPEPSLGMDVQHNKTIHVSVDVWYRVSAF; via the coding sequence ATGAAAATCTCCGCATCCTACAGAGAGGAAATCTTTGCCACACACGCCGACCTGCATGTGACGGTCAAAGGCGCATCCATCCTCAGCGGAGCGGAGGCGATGAAAAAAGCCAAAGAGGTGAACCAACTCGTCGAAGCGCGGGAGCGGATGTTGACGATGGTCATCGAGAAGGCGAAAGCCAAGGCGAAAAAGGCGGCGGCGTCGCTGGGTGTGAAGTTGCTCGGCGTGTATGATTTCATCGAGAATGCGTATGACGAGGAAGCACCGATGCCATATCTCGCGCAGTCGATGCCCAGGGCTCGCGCGGCTGCGGCCCCCGAACCGAGTTTGGGGATGGATGTTCAGCACAACAAGACCATCCATGTGAGTGTGGATGTCTGGTATCGTGTTTCGGCGTTTTAA
- a CDS encoding META domain-containing protein, whose product MKKTTLLFVVTLVGALLAACTGGGTSPASIVGEWELVSYGNPASLTPALTEVETNISFGEDGQFGGNVGCNGFGADYKVSSDEVTFDAIVSTMMYCEAVADQESAVIGALSGNPVTFQLDGDTLTLTSADGASVVVLARK is encoded by the coding sequence ATGAAGAAAACCACCCTGCTTTTCGTTGTAACCCTTGTCGGGGCATTACTAGCCGCCTGCACTGGCGGAGGCACAAGTCCCGCATCCATTGTCGGCGAATGGGAACTGGTTTCCTACGGCAACCCAGCCAGTCTAACCCCCGCCCTCACCGAAGTGGAGACCAACATTTCCTTCGGCGAAGACGGTCAATTCGGCGGAAATGTAGGTTGCAATGGCTTCGGCGCGGACTACAAAGTCAGCAGCGATGAAGTTACCTTCGACGCGATCGTTTCCACCATGATGTACTGCGAAGCCGTTGCCGACCAGGAAAGCGCTGTGATCGGTGCGCTGTCCGGGAATCCCGTCACATTCCAACTCGACGGCGACACTTTGACGCTCACCTCGGCAGACGGCGCCTCGGTTGTTGTGCTTGCCCGCAAGTAA
- the kynU gene encoding kynureninase: MPFSASRDFALQLDAQDNLASFKEAFVIPDPTLVYFDGNSLGMMPKAAQEKSRQIVDEQWGVDLIRGWNKGWWEAPARIGDKIGRIIGAAAGQTLVGDTVSLNLFKLATSALTFQPNKTRIITDTFNFPSDLYILQGITNLLGGRVDGSGFRYATNATQPPPSYRDHEIIRIGASDNDITPDLAALEAAIDENTALVTLSHVVFKSGYMYDMRRITELAHAKGALVLWDLSHSVGSVPVHLDACKADFAIGCTYKYLNGGPGAPAFLYVNKAIQEKLTSPIWGWWGQKNPFDFDLDHQPAPGAQRFMVGTQPMISMLIMEAALEPTLQAGMDALREKSILMTDYASFLTEGWLVPFGFSLGSPADSAMRGSHISIRHPEGYRINRALIEEMNVIPDFRAPDNIRLGFAPLYISFADIWEGFDRIRRVMEEKRYEKYPKQKLAVT; the protein is encoded by the coding sequence ATGCCCTTCTCCGCCTCCCGCGACTTCGCCCTTCAGCTTGATGCCCAAGATAACCTCGCCTCTTTCAAAGAGGCGTTTGTGATACCAGACCCCACCCTGGTCTACTTTGACGGCAATTCGCTCGGCATGATGCCCAAAGCCGCGCAGGAAAAGTCCCGCCAAATTGTGGATGAACAATGGGGCGTAGACCTCATCCGCGGCTGGAACAAAGGCTGGTGGGAAGCTCCCGCCCGCATCGGTGACAAGATCGGCAGAATCATCGGCGCAGCAGCAGGTCAAACTCTTGTCGGCGATACCGTCTCGCTCAATCTTTTCAAACTCGCCACCTCCGCGCTCACGTTTCAGCCAAACAAAACCCGCATCATCACCGACACCTTCAACTTCCCGTCTGATCTTTATATTCTTCAAGGAATTACTAATTTACTTGGTGGTCGAGTAGACGGCAGTGGGTTTCGATACGCAACGAACGCTACTCAACCACCGCCGTCGTATCGAGACCACGAAATCATCCGTATTGGCGCCAGCGACAACGACATCACCCCCGACCTCGCCGCGCTCGAAGCTGCCATCGACGAAAACACCGCGCTCGTCACACTCTCGCATGTCGTCTTCAAAAGCGGCTACATGTACGACATGCGCCGTATCACCGAACTCGCCCATGCCAAAGGCGCGCTCGTGCTCTGGGATCTCAGCCACTCCGTCGGCTCTGTCCCCGTCCACCTCGACGCTTGCAAGGCAGACTTCGCCATCGGCTGCACCTACAAATACCTCAACGGCGGTCCCGGCGCGCCCGCCTTCCTCTACGTCAACAAAGCCATTCAGGAGAAACTCACCTCGCCCATCTGGGGTTGGTGGGGGCAAAAGAATCCCTTCGACTTCGATCTTGACCATCAACCCGCCCCCGGCGCACAACGTTTCATGGTCGGCACACAGCCGATGATCTCCATGCTGATCATGGAAGCCGCCCTCGAACCGACTCTGCAAGCTGGTATGGATGCACTCCGAGAAAAATCCATCCTGATGACGGACTACGCTTCTTTCTTAACCGAAGGCTGGCTCGTCCCCTTCGGCTTTTCGCTCGGCTCCCCAGCGGATTCTGCCATGCGCGGCTCGCACATCTCGATTCGTCATCCCGAAGGCTACCGCATCAACCGCGCCCTGATCGAAGAGATGAACGTCATCCCCGACTTCCGCGCGCCCGATAACATCCGTTTGGGATTTGCGCCGTTGTATATTTCCTTTGCGGATATATGGGAAGGTTTTGATAGAATCAGGCGTGTGATGGAAGAGAAACGTTACGAGAAATATCCAAAACAAAAATTGGCGGTGACGTAA
- the lysS gene encoding lysine--tRNA ligase, with protein sequence MAEYNSLEKIRLQKIEELRAEGINPYPTRATRTHTSVQAIVEFETGEASNVEVKAALAGRIRSMRPKGKLTFAHIEDGDGKLQLFLRVNELGADRLEFFNRMFDLGDFMEATGVMFRTKAGEVSLHVHDFKLLAKSITPLPADKDVTKEDGTVVRYATLEDPEIRARQRYADLAVNPDVRETFRKRASLIKSLRTFLDDHGFLEVETPILQPLYGGAAARPFTTHHNELDQDMYLRISFELYLKRLLVGNLEKVYEIGRDFRNEGVSFKHNPEFTQLEFYWAYADYLQVMELTEQMVSYAAEQVTGSTRVKYGEHELEFKPPWKRLEMRQGILETSGIDIAEHKTAEALFKAIKEKQPKAAPDPKSTRGKLIDFLLSEFLEPTLIQPTFLFNYPRDISPLAKSLPGDPLTVERFEGYVAGFELCNAFTELNDPLDQEQRFLEMGRDYEADDAEKHPLDEDYLRAMRYGMPPNGGFGMGVDRLTMVFTNKHSIREVLLFPALRKEE encoded by the coding sequence ATGGCAGAATACAATTCCCTTGAAAAAATCCGTTTGCAGAAGATCGAAGAACTGCGAGCCGAAGGCATCAACCCATATCCCACTCGCGCCACCCGCACACATACCAGTGTCCAGGCGATTGTGGAATTTGAAACAGGCGAAGCCAGTAATGTCGAAGTAAAAGCCGCGCTGGCGGGGCGTATCCGCTCTATGCGCCCCAAGGGAAAGCTGACTTTCGCGCATATCGAGGATGGTGACGGTAAACTGCAGTTATTCCTGCGTGTGAACGAGCTGGGTGCGGATCGCCTTGAGTTTTTCAACAGGATGTTCGACCTTGGCGATTTCATGGAAGCAACAGGCGTGATGTTCCGCACCAAGGCGGGGGAGGTCTCGCTTCATGTCCACGACTTCAAACTGCTCGCCAAATCCATCACCCCTCTCCCCGCGGACAAGGACGTAACCAAGGAGGACGGCACGGTCGTCCGCTATGCCACGCTGGAAGATCCTGAAATCCGCGCCCGCCAGCGTTATGCGGACCTGGCGGTCAACCCTGATGTGCGTGAGACCTTCCGCAAACGCGCTTCTTTGATCAAATCCCTGCGGACCTTCCTCGATGACCATGGTTTTTTGGAAGTCGAAACACCCATCCTGCAGCCGTTGTACGGCGGCGCGGCGGCGCGTCCGTTCACGACCCATCACAACGAACTCGACCAGGATATGTACCTGCGCATCTCGTTCGAGTTATATCTCAAACGGCTGCTCGTGGGCAATCTGGAAAAGGTCTATGAGATCGGGCGTGACTTTCGCAATGAGGGTGTTTCGTTCAAGCACAACCCCGAGTTCACGCAATTGGAATTCTATTGGGCATACGCGGATTATTTGCAGGTGATGGAACTCACCGAGCAGATGGTCTCGTATGCCGCCGAGCAGGTGACCGGCTCCACCAGGGTCAAATATGGCGAGCATGAACTGGAGTTCAAGCCGCCGTGGAAACGCCTCGAGATGCGGCAGGGCATTCTTGAAACCAGCGGCATCGACATTGCCGAGCACAAAACAGCCGAGGCGTTATTTAAAGCCATTAAGGAGAAACAGCCCAAGGCGGCGCCTGACCCGAAGTCCACGCGCGGCAAGTTGATCGATTTCCTACTGAGCGAGTTCCTCGAACCGACACTCATCCAGCCGACTTTCCTGTTTAACTACCCGCGCGATATTTCACCGCTGGCAAAATCCCTGCCCGGCGACCCGCTCACCGTGGAAAGGTTCGAAGGATACGTGGCGGGATTTGAGTTGTGCAACGCCTTTACCGAGTTGAACGACCCGCTCGACCAGGAACAGCGCTTTCTCGAAATGGGACGCGACTACGAAGCTGATGATGCAGAGAAACATCCGCTGGATGAGGATTACCTGCGCGCCATGCGCTACGGCATGCCGCCCAACGGCGGCTTCGGCATGGGCGTGGATCGCCTGACGATGGTTTTTACGAACAAACATTCCATCCGTGAGGTTTTGTTATTTCCCGCCCTGCGCAAGGAGGAGTAG
- the greA gene encoding transcription elongation factor GreA, with protein sequence MPTNFLTKEGFQKLQEELDHLRTTKRMEVAARLHEAMEGGELIENAEYEAAKNEQAFVEGRIQELELLLATAQIIEENGKGKKSDVIQVGSKVTIKEGNFEAETFAIVGAAEANPREGKISNESPIGKSILGHKVGDIVKVETPGGTYNVKILKVG encoded by the coding sequence ATGCCAACCAATTTCCTTACCAAAGAGGGCTTTCAGAAGCTTCAAGAGGAACTGGATCATCTACGTACGACCAAACGCATGGAGGTGGCCGCAAGGCTGCATGAGGCGATGGAAGGCGGGGAATTGATCGAAAACGCAGAATATGAGGCCGCCAAGAATGAGCAGGCTTTTGTGGAGGGTCGCATTCAGGAACTGGAGCTTTTGCTTGCCACAGCCCAGATTATCGAAGAGAACGGCAAAGGCAAGAAGAGCGATGTCATTCAGGTCGGTTCCAAGGTAACCATCAAAGAAGGCAACTTTGAGGCTGAAACCTTCGCCATCGTGGGCGCGGCGGAAGCCAACCCGCGCGAAGGTAAAATTTCAAACGAGTCGCCGATCGGCAAATCCATTTTGGGTCACAAGGTAGGTGATATCGTGAAAGTGGAAACCCCCGGCGGCACCTACAATGTGAAGATCCTCAAAGTCGGCTAG
- a CDS encoding TrmH family RNA methyltransferase: protein MNQQPTNEPSHPNLIDSLNHPLAGPIRKLLSRTGRQELGRILIDDEDNILQALGAGLKVESVYFAGEEVISDELRKRLPADATVHEVAKRTTKKLFENDKISRTFAIAKTPIPVGLAALKTIKRDVVVLEDLGISGNIGNITRTSLALGVGGILLLNMDPIDLYDRRLIRASRGYLFSLPMITASTSDFLEYCKTNNETLLVTAMDAEKTVSDIASIPERLLIVFGSEKEGCSPEVENAATLKARIPISNKVESLNVSASAGITLYCRIGFNQDGSTA, encoded by the coding sequence ATGAACCAGCAGCCCACAAATGAACCCAGCCACCCCAACCTGATCGACTCGCTGAATCACCCGCTGGCAGGGCCGATCCGCAAACTGCTCTCCCGCACTGGCAGGCAGGAGTTGGGCAGGATCCTTATCGACGACGAAGACAACATCCTCCAGGCGCTCGGAGCGGGCCTGAAAGTGGAATCTGTGTACTTTGCGGGGGAGGAAGTCATCTCGGATGAATTGAGGAAAAGATTACCCGCAGATGCAACCGTCCATGAGGTGGCGAAACGCACCACCAAAAAACTCTTCGAGAACGACAAGATCTCGCGAACCTTCGCCATTGCAAAAACACCGATACCAGTCGGCCTGGCTGCGTTGAAAACCATCAAAAGAGACGTGGTTGTGTTGGAAGACCTGGGCATTTCAGGCAACATCGGCAATATCACGCGCACATCGCTTGCGCTGGGCGTGGGCGGCATCCTTTTGCTCAACATGGACCCGATCGACCTGTACGACCGCCGCCTGATCCGCGCCAGCAGAGGCTACCTCTTCTCCCTGCCGATGATCACAGCCTCGACCAGTGACTTTTTGGAATACTGCAAAACGAACAACGAAACCCTGCTCGTCACCGCCATGGATGCGGAAAAGACCGTGTCAGACATCGCATCCATTCCCGAACGCCTGCTGATCGTCTTCGGCAGTGAAAAGGAGGGATGCTCACCCGAAGTCGAGAATGCCGCCACATTGAAGGCACGCATCCCCATCAGCAACAAGGTTGAGTCGCTTAATGTCTCGGCATCGGCGGGGATCACGCTTTACTGCCGCATTGGTTTCAATCAAGATGGGAGTACTGCATAA
- a CDS encoding response regulator transcription factor, producing MNERILIIEDDQAILKLLQRGLAYEGYTVDTATDGRMGLIAARDHTPDLVVLDWMLPGMDGLEVCHRLRQGGSIPILMLTAKDTVQDRIQGLDAGADDYMVKPFNLDELLARVRALLRRTQPERIPVLKFADLSLDTGSRQAARASRVVALTAKEYELLELFLRHPKQVLTREVIFDRVWGYDFGGESNVLEVYIRYLRQKLEAENEPRLIHTVRGVGYVLRENP from the coding sequence ATGAACGAGCGAATCCTGATTATCGAAGACGACCAGGCGATCCTGAAACTATTGCAGCGCGGGCTGGCTTATGAAGGCTACACGGTGGATACCGCCACGGATGGGCGCATGGGGTTGATCGCAGCGCGCGACCATACACCTGACCTTGTTGTACTGGATTGGATGTTGCCGGGCATGGATGGCCTGGAAGTCTGCCATCGTTTGCGTCAGGGCGGTTCGATCCCGATATTGATGTTGACCGCGAAGGATACCGTGCAGGATCGCATTCAGGGGCTGGATGCCGGTGCGGATGATTACATGGTCAAGCCGTTTAATCTGGATGAGCTGCTCGCGCGTGTGCGCGCCTTGCTGCGCCGCACCCAACCCGAGCGCATTCCTGTTTTAAAATTCGCGGACCTTTCACTCGATACCGGGTCGCGCCAGGCGGCGCGCGCGAGTCGGGTTGTAGCCTTGACCGCAAAAGAGTATGAATTGCTTGAGTTGTTCCTGCGCCATCCCAAGCAGGTCTTGACGCGTGAAGTCATCTTTGACCGTGTTTGGGGGTATGACTTTGGCGGCGAGAGCAATGTGCTGGAAGTGTACATCCGCTATTTGCGCCAAAAGCTGGAAGCGGAAAATGAGCCGCGCCTGATCCATACGGTGCGCGGGGTTGGGTATGTTCTGCGTGAAAATCCATAG
- a CDS encoding ABC-2 family transporter protein, with product MFLIIKRLWHVNWAEQWQYRANLIMYLLYWLVSPIIYLAVWTSIANVKGEVNGFTANDFITYYMLLLVVDQITSNIVIHTFGYKIQDGSLSGELIKPIHPMLTNALVNNVAFKMLTIMGLVPIWIILFFLYKPDFSSASLAGILLAIPAMLLAFFIGYLLSAAITALAFWTTRVYSIHEFYFALILLFSGQFVPLTLMPQVIQDIAQYLPFQLLIYYPIQLILGRLSIEQIIHGYVMSFVWLGIALLFFNWVWRNGVKRYSAVGA from the coding sequence ATGTTCCTTATCATTAAACGACTCTGGCATGTGAATTGGGCTGAGCAGTGGCAGTACCGCGCCAACCTCATCATGTATCTGCTGTACTGGCTGGTCTCGCCCATCATCTATCTGGCTGTGTGGACGAGCATTGCAAACGTCAAAGGCGAGGTCAACGGGTTTACCGCCAACGATTTCATCACCTATTACATGCTACTTTTGGTCGTGGACCAGATCACCAGCAACATTGTCATCCATACCTTTGGGTACAAGATCCAGGACGGCTCGCTTTCGGGTGAATTGATCAAGCCCATCCATCCCATGCTGACCAACGCGCTGGTCAATAATGTGGCGTTCAAAATGCTGACCATCATGGGCTTGGTTCCCATCTGGATCATCCTGTTCTTTCTTTACAAACCCGATTTTAGCAGTGCGTCGTTGGCCGGCATCCTGCTGGCCATTCCCGCCATGCTGCTGGCGTTCTTCATCGGGTACCTGCTTTCCGCCGCCATTACCGCGCTCGCTTTTTGGACGACGCGTGTATACTCGATCCACGAGTTTTACTTCGCGCTGATCCTGCTGTTCTCGGGGCAGTTCGTGCCGCTCACGCTCATGCCGCAGGTCATTCAGGATATCGCTCAATATCTCCCGTTCCAACTGCTCATCTATTATCCCATTCAGTTGATCCTCGGCAGGTTATCCATCGAACAGATCATCCACGGCTACGTGATGTCATTCGTCTGGCTGGGTATCGCGCTGCTCTTCTTCAATTGGGTCTGGCGCAATGGCGTGAAGCGCTATTCCGCGGTGGGAGCGTAA
- a CDS encoding ABC-2 family transporter protein encodes MHTLKLLSAFFKVNVQMALAYRADTVVNILLNLMWLGWELLSLSIIFSNTETLGGWGIGELIALLGVFRLVNTLMIALVWPNTEKFNQSIRDGSMDYTILQPVNSMFLVTFSRITVWRIWDLVLAVILIVVGIHMAGDVTSPIQILTFVLLAITGTIIIYSLWIVLIALTFWFTKFDNNVTILQALMDAGRYPVTVYPVWLRVIVTFIIPIAVATTIPLQALRGELLSGQVFMYIAISIASFWVASIVWKAGLKRYSGASS; translated from the coding sequence ATGCATACACTAAAACTGCTATCCGCGTTCTTCAAGGTCAATGTGCAAATGGCGCTTGCTTATCGCGCCGATACGGTCGTCAACATCCTGCTCAACCTGATGTGGCTCGGCTGGGAATTGCTCAGCCTGAGCATCATCTTCAGCAATACCGAAACCCTCGGCGGCTGGGGCATCGGCGAACTGATCGCCCTGCTGGGCGTCTTCCGCCTCGTCAACACATTGATGATCGCGCTCGTCTGGCCCAACACCGAAAAATTCAACCAATCCATCCGTGACGGCTCGATGGACTACACCATCCTCCAGCCTGTCAACAGCATGTTCCTCGTCACCTTCTCGCGCATCACAGTCTGGCGGATCTGGGACCTGGTGCTCGCCGTGATCTTGATCGTGGTCGGTATTCACATGGCGGGCGACGTGACCTCCCCGATTCAAATCCTGACCTTTGTTCTGCTCGCCATCACAGGCACGATCATCATCTACAGCCTTTGGATCGTCCTCATTGCGCTCACTTTCTGGTTCACAAAGTTCGACAACAACGTCACCATCCTCCAGGCGTTGATGGATGCGGGGCGTTATCCCGTCACGGTGTATCCCGTCTGGCTGAGAGTGATCGTGACCTTCATCATCCCCATCGCCGTGGCGACGACCATTCCGCTCCAGGCTTTGCGCGGCGAATTGCTCTCAGGGCAGGTTTTTATGTACATCGCCATCAGCATTGCCAGTTTTTGGGTGGCTTCCATCGTCTGGAAGGCGGGGCTGAAACGATACAGCGGAGCTAGCAGTTAA
- a CDS encoding ATP-binding cassette domain-containing protein — MSPTITVQQLSKTYQVPEREGGFGAAVRGFFNRKYKDVKAVQQVDFTIERGEVVGFLGPNGAGKTTTLKMLSGLLHPTGGKAEVLGFTPWDLKPEYLCSMTLVMGQRNRLSWDIPAADSFLLNQAIYRIPDDEYKKTYKELDELLELEPLMKKPVRNLSLGERMKCEIAAGLLHRPRVLFLDEPTIGLDLTGQARIREFIQEYNQRTGATVLLTSHYMADVTALCERIIIIHHGQLKYDGGINTLSKKIAPFKLIGIALAEADSHDLSWYGEPVQHEEDWEKRYIQVKAEDVTRVTSRLLADLPIHDITITDPPIEDVIKQAFNQ; from the coding sequence ATGTCCCCTACAATTACCGTCCAACAATTGAGCAAGACCTATCAAGTGCCTGAGCGCGAAGGCGGGTTTGGCGCGGCGGTTCGCGGATTTTTCAACCGCAAATACAAGGATGTGAAGGCGGTCCAACAGGTGGATTTCACCATCGAACGCGGCGAGGTCGTCGGCTTTCTCGGTCCGAACGGCGCGGGCAAGACCACCACGCTCAAAATGCTTTCCGGTTTGCTGCATCCAACAGGCGGCAAAGCGGAGGTGCTTGGCTTCACACCGTGGGACCTTAAGCCCGAGTATTTGTGTTCAATGACGCTTGTCATGGGGCAGCGCAACCGCCTTTCGTGGGACATCCCTGCGGCGGATTCGTTTCTGCTGAATCAGGCGATTTACCGCATTCCCGACGACGAATACAAAAAAACCTACAAGGAACTGGACGAATTGCTCGAACTGGAACCGCTAATGAAAAAACCTGTCCGCAATCTTTCCCTGGGCGAGCGGATGAAGTGTGAGATCGCGGCGGGACTCCTGCACCGTCCCCGTGTTTTGTTTTTGGACGAGCCGACCATCGGTCTCGACCTCACGGGGCAGGCGCGCATCCGCGAATTCATCCAGGAATACAACCAACGCACGGGCGCGACCGTCCTGCTCACCAGCCATTACATGGCGGATGTGACCGCGCTGTGCGAGCGCATTATCATCATCCATCACGGTCAGCTTAAATATGACGGCGGCATCAATACGCTTTCGAAGAAGATCGCGCCGTTCAAATTGATCGGCATTGCGCTTGCCGAGGCAGATTCGCATGATCTCTCCTGGTATGGCGAACCCGTTCAACACGAAGAGGACTGGGAGAAGCGCTACATACAGGTCAAGGCGGAGGATGTGACGCGCGTCACTTCCCGACTTTTGGCTGACCTGCCCATCCACGACATCACTATCACCGATCCGCCCATCGAGGATGTCATCAAGCAGGCGTTCAATCAATGA
- a CDS encoding HAMP domain-containing sensor histidine kinase, which yields MSLRLRLTLLYSTFMGGILLIFGAAAYVLVNVILLNQVDTMLAGVAREIMLVARVNTVGEVSLLSMPPLDMTSNAYVQVWAKDGTLITASPSIGTLNQPLDPIGLRSGLTIYEDSYLDGAHLRVLSVPLMSGQRVIGTLQVGASLSVVDATRSNLLSTMAVIAVVAVFLAALGSWAVLGRALSPLESITETVDQINRADDLSRRIPYREQVEDEIGDLVVSFNQTLERLESLFTSQQRFLADVSHELRTPLTVIKGNVDLIRRMKKADEESLNSIDQEAGRLTRLVGGLLMLAQAESGKLTLNFARVELDLLLTEVFTEMRVLAGSKVHVHLNEIDQVMVNGDRDRLKQVLYNLIANAIQYTPPDGDVFLSLSKLGDQARLIVRDTGPGIPAEDLPHIFDRFYRAEKARTRSKTSGFGLGLSIAHWIIEHHGGQIKVESKNGRGTTFVIWLNVLT from the coding sequence ATGTCCCTGCGCCTGCGCCTGACCCTGCTGTACTCAACGTTCATGGGCGGAATTTTGTTGATCTTTGGCGCGGCAGCCTATGTTCTCGTCAATGTCATTTTGCTCAACCAGGTGGATACCATGCTGGCTGGCGTGGCGCGTGAGATCATGCTGGTTGCCAGGGTCAACACGGTGGGCGAGGTCAGCCTGCTCAGCATGCCTCCGCTGGACATGACCTCCAATGCCTATGTACAGGTTTGGGCAAAGGATGGAACCCTGATTACAGCCTCTCCCAGCATTGGGACATTAAACCAGCCCCTCGATCCCATCGGACTGCGATCTGGCCTGACCATCTATGAAGACTCCTACCTGGACGGAGCGCATCTGCGGGTGTTGAGCGTTCCTCTGATGTCGGGTCAACGGGTCATTGGTACGCTGCAGGTCGGTGCGAGTTTAAGCGTTGTGGATGCGACGCGCAGTAACCTGCTTTCCACCATGGCGGTCATTGCGGTGGTGGCGGTTTTTCTGGCGGCGCTTGGTTCCTGGGCGGTGCTGGGGCGCGCGCTTTCACCCCTCGAGTCCATCACCGAAACGGTGGATCAGATCAACCGTGCTGATGATCTCTCCCGCCGCATCCCATACCGGGAACAGGTGGAGGATGAGATCGGCGACCTGGTGGTTTCGTTCAATCAAACGCTGGAACGCCTGGAATCCCTATTCACTTCCCAACAGCGCTTTCTCGCGGATGTCAGCCACGAATTGCGCACGCCGTTGACCGTCATCAAGGGCAATGTGGATTTGATCCGCCGTATGAAAAAAGCGGATGAGGAATCATTGAACAGCATTGACCAGGAGGCGGGCAGGCTCACACGCCTGGTGGGCGGCTTGCTTATGCTCGCGCAGGCTGAGTCAGGCAAGCTTACCCTCAACTTTGCGCGGGTTGAATTGGACCTTTTATTGACTGAGGTTTTTACTGAAATGCGCGTTCTGGCTGGCAGCAAGGTGCATGTCCATCTCAATGAGATCGACCAGGTGATGGTCAATGGAGACCGTGACCGTTTGAAACAGGTTTTATATAACCTGATCGCGAACGCCATTCAATACACGCCGCCGGACGGGGATGTGTTCCTCAGCCTGTCAAAACTGGGTGATCAGGCGCGCCTCATTGTGCGGGACACGGGGCCGGGCATCCCTGCCGAAGACCTGCCTCACATCTTCGACCGTTTCTACCGCGCGGAAAAAGCACGCACACGCTCAAAGACCAGCGGCTTTGGGCTGGGACTGTCCATTGCGCACTGGATCATCGAACACCATGGCGGACAGATCAAGGTTGAGTCAAAAAATGGGAGAGGTACGACGTTTGTAATTTGGTTGAATGTATTGACGTGA
- a CDS encoding RluA family pseudouridine synthase — MEVVFSDDAILVVNKPAGLSVLPEGWDKDASHLVKILEEQYGKLWVVHRIDKTTSGVLVFALTADAHRSLNIQFEKHQVEKKYHAIMTGIPKWDEKVTKFPLRVNVGHKHRTMVDNRNGVRSETRFKILERYQAAALVEAMPMTGRTHQIRVHAYALGHPLVGDVLYSAPETDVISRPALHAYSLAFTHPVAGRLMLFQADYPGDFQKAVNSIRGK, encoded by the coding sequence ATGGAAGTTGTTTTTTCGGATGATGCCATCCTTGTCGTCAACAAACCTGCGGGGCTTTCTGTGCTGCCGGAAGGCTGGGACAAGGATGCGTCTCACCTTGTAAAGATACTGGAGGAGCAATATGGAAAGCTCTGGGTTGTACATCGCATCGACAAGACCACGAGCGGGGTTCTGGTCTTTGCATTGACGGCGGATGCACATCGTTCGCTGAATATTCAATTCGAGAAGCATCAGGTGGAGAAGAAATATCACGCCATTATGACCGGTATCCCGAAATGGGATGAGAAAGTGACCAAATTCCCGTTGCGGGTGAACGTGGGGCATAAACATCGCACGATGGTGGACAACAGGAATGGAGTCCGCTCGGAGACGAGATTCAAGATTCTGGAACGCTATCAAGCCGCAGCGTTGGTGGAGGCGATGCCCATGACCGGCAGGACGCATCAGATTCGAGTCCATGCCTATGCGTTGGGGCATCCACTTGTGGGGGATGTCCTGTACAGCGCGCCCGAAACGGATGTGATCTCACGTCCTGCCTTGCACGCCTATTCGCTGGCGTTCACGCATCCTGTGGCGGGCAGGCTGATGCTCTTTCAGGCAGACTATCCTGGTGATTTTCAAAAGGCTGTGAACTCAATAAGAGGCAAATAA